Genomic window (Zonotrichia albicollis isolate bZonAlb1 unplaced genomic scaffold, bZonAlb1.hap1 Scaffold_241, whole genome shotgun sequence):
CAAAGATCCCttaaaaatcctaaaatgcacaaaaaaaacccctcacagAACAACTCAGACCCCCCTAAATCCTCATCAGggcccccccaaatcccctcagaaccccaaaattccctcacaAAACCCCTCAGAATCCCCTAAATCCCCTCagatccccccaaatcccctcacaAAACTCCTcagatcccccaaatcccctcacaAAACTCCTCAGAaccccctaaatcccctcagcgcccccaaatcccctcacaAAACCCCTCAGATCCCTCCAAATCCCCTCACGAAATTCCTTCCGAACCTCCAAATCCCCTCAgcgcccccaaatcccctcacaAAATTCCTTCagatccccccaaatcctctcagcgcccccaaatcccctcagaaaaCTCCTCAACTGGCCCTCACTCCCTCACAAAACCCTCAAATCCCCTCACAACTCCTCAGATCCCCAAATCTCCTCACAAAATTCCTTCCGAACCTCCAAATCCCCTCAgcgcccccaaatcccctcacaAATCCCCTCagatccccccaaatcccctcacaAAGCTCCTTCAGaccccccaaatctcctcaaCTTTCCGTCACCCCCTCACAAAACCTCCAAATCCCCTCACAAAACTCCTCAAAATCCTCCAGCGCCCCCGAATCCCCTCACAAAACTCCTTCAGAACCCACAAATCCCCTCACAAAACCCCTcagatccccaaatcccctcacaAAATTCCTTCAGAACCCACAAATCCCCTCAGCGTCCACAAATCCCCTCACAAAACTCCtcagacacccccaaatcctctcagcgcccccaaatcccctcagaaaaCTCCTCAACTGGCCCTCAACCCctcacaaaacccccaaatcccctcacaAAACCCCTcagatccccaaatcccctcgcAAAATTCCTTCAGAACCCCCTAAATCCTCCCAGCACCTCCAAaccccctcagcacccccaaatcTCCTCACAAAATTCCTTCagatccccccaaatcctcaccaGGACCCCTCTAAATCCTCTCAGCGCCTCCAAATCCCCTCACAAAACTCCTCAGaccccccaaatctcctcaaCTTTCTGTCACCCCCTCACAAAACCTCCAAATCCCCTCACAAAACTCCTCAAAATCCTCCAGCGCCCCCGAATCCCCTCACAAAACTCCTTCAGAACCCACAAATCCCCTCACAAAACTCCTTcagatccccaaatcccctcacaAAATTCCTTCAGAACCCACAAATCCTCTCAGcgcccccaaatcccttcaCAAAACTCttcaaatttccccaaatcccctcagatccccccaaatcccctcagatcccccaaaacctcctcaaCTCCCCCTCACAAAACCTCTCAAATCTGCTCATAAAACTCCTCAgcgcccccaaatcccctcacaAAACTCCTGAACTCGCCCTCAACCCCTCACAAAACCCTCAAATCCCCTCACAGAACAACTCAGaccccctaaatcccctcagAACCTCCTAAATCCTCACCaggagcccccaaatcccctcacaAAACCCCTCAgaccctccccaaatgccctcACAAAACTCCTTTAGAcgccccaaatcccctcatAAATCCCCTCAgcgcccccaaatccccccataaATTCCTTCAGCGCCCCCAAATCCTCTCACAAAACTCCTTCAGACCCCCCAGAACCCACTCAACCTatcacaaaaacccccaaatcccttcaCAAAACCCCTCAGACTCTTCCAAACCCCCTCAGCGCCCCTAAATCCCCTCACAAAACCTCtcagacccccccaaaacccgtCAGcgcccccaaattccctcacaAAACCTCTCAGaccccctaaatcccctcaCAAAACCCCtcagaccccccaaatcccctcacaAAACCTCTcagaccccccccaaatcccctcacaAATCCCCTCAGaccccctaaatcccctcaCAAATCCCCTCAGCGCCCCTAAATCCCCTCAAAAGACCCCtcagacccccccaaatcctccccagcccc
Coding sequences:
- the LOC141727732 gene encoding uncharacterized protein LOC141727732, which produces MPQTSQKEPQKPLRDPKDPLKILKCTKKTPHRTTQTPLNPHQGPPKSPQNPKIPSQNPSESPKSPQIPPNPLTKLLRSPKSPHKTPQNPLNPLSAPKSPHKTPQIPPNPLTKFLPNLQIPSRPQIPSENSSTGPHSLTKPSNPLTTPQIPKSPHKIPSEPPNPLSAPKSPHKSPQIPPNPLTKLLQTPQISSTFRHPLTKPPNPLTKLLKILQRPRIPSQNSFRTHKSPHKTPQIPKSPHKIPSEPTNPLSVHKSPHKTPQTPPNPLSAPKSPQKTPQLALNPSQNPQIPSQNPSDPQIPSQNSFRTP